The Halorussus gelatinilyticus genome contains the following window.
CGATTTCGGGCGCGAGGTCTCCGGGGTGCGGGTCTCGCTCACCGACCGGTGTAACTTCGACTGCGTCTACTGCCACAACGAGGGACTGGGCGACACGCGCGGGCCGATGGACCCTCAAGACGACGAGATGAGCGCCGACGAGGTGGTCAGATTTCTGGAGGTCGCCCGCGAGTTCGGCGTCGAGAAGGTGAAGTTCACGGGCGGCGAGCCGATGCTCCGACAGGACCTCGAAGAGATTATCCGGCGGACGCCCGACGGGATGGAGGTCTCGATGACGACCAACGGGACCTTCCTGCCGGGGCGCGCGCCCGACCTCGTAGACGCCGGACTGGAGCGCGTGAACGTCTCCCAAGACGCGCTCGACCCCGAGGCGTTCGCCGAGGTCACCCAGAGCGGAGCCTACGACAAGGTCATCGAGGGCGTCGAGGCCGCGCTCGACGCCGGTCTCGACCCGGTGAAGCTCAACATGGTCGTGTTCGAGCACACCGCGGGCTACGTCGAGGAGATGGTCGAACACGTCGCGGAGAATGCCGGTCTCCAGCTCCAACTCATCCAGTACATGCCCGAACTCACCGGCAAGCCCGAGTGGAACATCGACATCCAGCGCGTCCACGACTGGCTGGCCGACATCGCCGAGGAGGTCGAGACCCGCGAGATGCACCACCGGAATCGCTACTGGGTCGGCGGGACCGCCGACGACCCCGAGGGCGGGATGGTCGAAATCGTGGACCCCGTCGAGAACCCCCAGTTCTGCGCGAACTGCCACCGCGTGCGCGTCACGCACGAAGGATACCTCAAGGGGTGTCTGAACCGCAACGACGACCTCCGGTCGATGGGCGAGATGACCCGCGACGAGATTCGAGAGACGTTCCGGGAGACGGTCACGAATCGGGTGCCGTACTACGGCGAGTACATGGTGCGGGGCGACGACGGCGAGTGGGAGATCAACGACGAGTACGTCAACAACGTCGAAGCGTAGTCGTCGCGTCCGACAGGTCGTCCTCCCGACCGGTTCCCGTTTTTCACGCGCGCTGGCGCGACGCGGACGTCGCGCCAGCGCGCCGAGCGCGAAACAAAATAATCCTGTCACGTACTAACTCGGACGCGTCTGACATCTCTCGCTCGGTCGCATCCGATGTCAGATGCGACCGACCTACTGCGGCCCGCACGCTTAACCGCAATTCCGACGAACCCCGAGACATGACCGAGCACGAACTGGCCGAACGACTGGGGGCCGCCGAGGTGGGCGACCACGTGACGGTGGACCTCGCGGACGGCACCTCCTTCGAGGGACCGGCGAGTCCGATCGACTACGTGCCCGACGAGTCGCTCCGCGTCGAAGTCCGGCCCGAGGGCGGCACGACCGAGCGATACGAACTCCGCGCCGAGTACGACGGGGAGTGGAGCGACCTGTCGGTCCGACACGTGGACATCGCCGACGGCGACGCGGAGTGGGAACCGCTGGGGGACGTCGAGCGCATCGAGGTCCGGGCCGACGACGAGGAGTGGGAGTGGGGTCCCTCGTAGCGACGACGAGGCGAAGGTGGTACTGCGAGCGTCCGAGAGGGGTGAGACGCCGGGACGAGGAGCCGGCGTTTCGTTGTATTTATATATGGCCGCCCAGTACGTTGAGTTGCAAACCTGTAGGGGCGCCGGGTCCCGAGTCCGAGAGGGCGACAGTGAATGCAAGCGTGTCGAGGTAGCCTAGTCTGGCCCACGGCGCAGGGTTGCTAACTCTGTGGCGTCAAGCCTCGAGGGTTCGAATCCCTCCCTCGACGCTTTCCAGTATCCAAACCATGAGTACGGAAGAACCACAGGAGGAAGACGAGGACCTCCGCTATTTCGTCCGCATCGGGCAAACCGACCTCGATGGGACGAAGTCCGTCGAACGATCCCTCAGCGAACTGAACGGGATCGGTCGCCGAGCGGCGCGGATTATCGCCGACAAATCCGGCGTAGACCGCACGGCGACGTTCGGACGCCTCGAAGACGACGAGATCGACTCCGTCGTCGAGGCCGTCGAGAACTTCGCCGACGAGGTCCCTGAATGGCTCGCGAACCACCGCAACGAGTACTTCTCCGGCGAGACGACCCACCAGACGGGCAACGACCTGAACATGACCCGTCGGCAGGACATCAACCGGATGAAGATGATCGACTCGTACAAGGGCGTCCGCCACAAGCGTGGCCAGAAGGTCCGCGGACAGCGCACCCGTTCGACGGGGCGTACCGAGGGCACCATCGGCGTCAACGTCGAGGAGATCAAAGAGGAGCAGGCCGCCGAAGAGGCCGCCGAAGAGGGTGGTGAAGAATAATGGCGCTCGGACAGAACACCAAGTTCTACGAGACGCCGAACCACCCGTATCAGGGCGAGCGCATCTCCGAAGAGCGCAGTCTGCTCGACCGTTACGGCCTGCAGAACAAGGAAGAACTCTGGCGCGCGCAGTCGAAGCTTCGCGGCTACCGCCGCGAGGCCCGGAACATCCTCGCGCAGCGAGCGCAGGGTGACACCGAGGCGACCGAGGGCGAAGAGTTCGTCACGGCGCTCCAGCGAATCGGCGTCCTCGACGAGGGCGACGAGCTGGACGACGTGCTGCTGCTCGACGTGACCGACGTGCTGGAGCGCCGCCTCCAGACGGTCGCCTACCGCAAAGGTCTGGGCAACACGCCGAATCAGGCCCGTCAGTTCGTCGTCCACGGACACGTCACCGTGGACGGCCAGCGCGTGCAGGCTCCCTCGTACAAGGTCGAAGTGGCCGAGGAGTCCACTGTCCAGTTCGAGGAGAACAGTCCGCTGTCGGACGAACTCCATCCCGAACGAGCGGAGGGTAACGAATGAGCGCAAACGACGACGAGAAATGGGGCGTAGCCCACGTTCACGCATCGTTCAACAACACCATCATCACGGTCACTGACCTGACCGGTGCCGAGACTATCGCCAAATCCAGCGGCGGGACGGTCGTCAAGCAGAACCGCGACGAGTCCTCGCCGTACGCCGCGATGCAGATGGCCGAGACGGTCGCCGAGGAAGTCAAGGCGGCGGGAATCGAGGGCGTTCACGTCAACGTGCGCGGTCCCGGCGGGAATCTCCAGCAGAACCCCGGACCGGGTGCGCAGGCGACGATTCGAGCCCTGGCTCGCGCCGGACTCGAAATCGGTCGCATCGAGGACGTGACCCCGATTCCGCACGACGGCACCCGTGCCCCCAAGGGCAAGAGTGGATTCTAACCCATGACAGAAGACTACGAGGTTGAGTTCATCGAACGCGGGGACCGACAGTCGCGGTTCCTCGTTCGAGGCGTGACCCCGGCGTTCGCCAACGGGATTCGCCGCGCCATCATCGCGGACGTGCCGACGCTGTCTATCGACACGGTCCGGATGGTCGAGAACTCGTCGGTGATGTTCGACGAGCAGATCGGTCTGCGGCTCGGTCTCGTCCCCCTCAGCACGCCGCTCGGCGAGTTCGAGGAGGGCGACACCGTCACGCTCAGCCTCGACGTCTCGGGTCCGGGGACCGCCTACTCCGGCGACCTCGTGAGTTCCGACGGGATGGTCCAGCCGGCCGACGACAACGTCCCCATCATCGACTTGAAGGACGACCAGCGGCTCGAACTCGAAGCCGACGCCGTCCTCTCGACGGGGAAGGACCACGCCAAACATCAGGGCGGCGTGGCCGTCGGCTACCGACACCTCCAGCGCGTGGAGGTCGTCGGGGACCGCGACGAGTACGACGAGGAAGAAGAGACCCGAATCCTCCGCGGTGTAATAGAGGACGACGGCGAACTCGTCTCTACCGAGGAGTTCGACCACGACCTCACGAACCGGTACCCCGGCAAGGAGATCGAGGTCCACGACGTGGACAACGCGTTCGTCTTCCACGTCGAGACCGACGGGTCGCTGTCCATCGACGAACTCGTCACGGAAGCGGCCGCCTCGATTAGCGACCGCGCGGACGAACTCGAACAAGCTGTACAACTGTAGAACCATGCAGGGCACTTCAGACCACGTTTCGGCGCTTGCCCGTCTCGGCCAGCGACGCAATCGCAAGCCGGGAGCGCGATTCGGAAGTCAGACCGAAAGTGGTTTGAAGGGCCACCCACAACACACTGTTGCCCGCGACGGGCTGCACGTGTGTTCTACGTGCAGGGATAGCCAAGTCAGGCCAACGGCGCAGCGTTCAGGGCGCTGTCTCGTAGGAGTCCGCAGGTTCAAATCCTGCTCCCTGCACTGCAATTTTCATTCCCATCAGGAGGAAGTATTATGAGCAAGACGAATCCGAGGCTCACCAGTCTCATCGCTGATCTGAAGTCGGAGTCCCGCGATTCGGACGCCGACGTGTGGAGTACTGTTGCGGACCGCCTCGAGAAGCCCCGGAGCACCTACGCGGAAGTCAACCTCGGTCGCATCGAGCGATACGCCGAGGAGGACGAGACCGTCATCGTGCCCGGCAAGGTTCTCGGGAGTGGAGTCCTGCAGAAGACCGTCACCGTCGCCGCCGTGGACTTCTCGTCCACCGCGGAGACGAAGATTCAGCAAGCGGACGGTGA
Protein-coding sequences here:
- a CDS encoding 50S ribosomal protein L18e, giving the protein MSKTNPRLTSLIADLKSESRDSDADVWSTVADRLEKPRSTYAEVNLGRIERYAEEDETVIVPGKVLGSGVLQKTVTVAAVDFSSTAETKIQQADGEALDLEQAIEQNPEGSNVRVIR
- a CDS encoding DNA-directed RNA polymerase subunit D yields the protein MTEDYEVEFIERGDRQSRFLVRGVTPAFANGIRRAIIADVPTLSIDTVRMVENSSVMFDEQIGLRLGLVPLSTPLGEFEEGDTVTLSLDVSGPGTAYSGDLVSSDGMVQPADDNVPIIDLKDDQRLELEADAVLSTGKDHAKHQGGVAVGYRHLQRVEVVGDRDEYDEEEETRILRGVIEDDGELVSTEEFDHDLTNRYPGKEIEVHDVDNAFVFHVETDGSLSIDELVTEAAASISDRADELEQAVQL
- a CDS encoding 30S ribosomal protein S4; its protein translation is MALGQNTKFYETPNHPYQGERISEERSLLDRYGLQNKEELWRAQSKLRGYRREARNILAQRAQGDTEATEGEEFVTALQRIGVLDEGDELDDVLLLDVTDVLERRLQTVAYRKGLGNTPNQARQFVVHGHVTVDGQRVQAPSYKVEVAEESTVQFEENSPLSDELHPERAEGNE
- the moaA gene encoding GTP 3',8-cyclase MoaA, with protein sequence MLEDDFGREVSGVRVSLTDRCNFDCVYCHNEGLGDTRGPMDPQDDEMSADEVVRFLEVAREFGVEKVKFTGGEPMLRQDLEEIIRRTPDGMEVSMTTNGTFLPGRAPDLVDAGLERVNVSQDALDPEAFAEVTQSGAYDKVIEGVEAALDAGLDPVKLNMVVFEHTAGYVEEMVEHVAENAGLQLQLIQYMPELTGKPEWNIDIQRVHDWLADIAEEVETREMHHRNRYWVGGTADDPEGGMVEIVDPVENPQFCANCHRVRVTHEGYLKGCLNRNDDLRSMGEMTRDEIRETFRETVTNRVPYYGEYMVRGDDGEWEINDEYVNNVEA
- a CDS encoding 30S ribosomal protein S13, with protein sequence MSTEEPQEEDEDLRYFVRIGQTDLDGTKSVERSLSELNGIGRRAARIIADKSGVDRTATFGRLEDDEIDSVVEAVENFADEVPEWLANHRNEYFSGETTHQTGNDLNMTRRQDINRMKMIDSYKGVRHKRGQKVRGQRTRSTGRTEGTIGVNVEEIKEEQAAEEAAEEGGEE
- a CDS encoding 30S ribosomal protein S11 codes for the protein MSANDDEKWGVAHVHASFNNTIITVTDLTGAETIAKSSGGTVVKQNRDESSPYAAMQMAETVAEEVKAAGIEGVHVNVRGPGGNLQQNPGPGAQATIRALARAGLEIGRIEDVTPIPHDGTRAPKGKSGF